One window of the Thermodesulfomicrobium sp. WS genome contains the following:
- the recO gene encoding DNA repair protein RecO: MMDWSETVLLLRVGTLREADCWVRFFSPTQGMLTAFAFGGRRSRRRFGGCLDPLDRVHFSMAWERRRHYLVLREGALVERFGRMKADLDRLGMASNCLRFVEGLCIPPDGVAVVHHALVEALRLLDGEHGASRFFPVLFRAHVIFNMGFAPKLDVCGGCGADLGARPAFSIPKGTVLCRRCAGAERSISPATIALLRSIAQPLPAPWALEQLPPVVREETWYLVDHFLRWHVDLHAGTHGARC; the protein is encoded by the coding sequence ATGATGGATTGGTCCGAGACGGTGCTTCTTTTGCGGGTGGGCACCTTGCGTGAGGCGGACTGCTGGGTCCGCTTTTTTTCGCCAACACAAGGGATGCTCACGGCCTTTGCCTTTGGCGGGCGCCGCAGTCGCCGCCGCTTCGGCGGCTGTCTCGATCCATTGGATCGGGTGCATTTTTCCATGGCGTGGGAGCGTCGGCGCCACTACCTGGTGCTGCGGGAAGGGGCGCTGGTGGAGCGGTTTGGGCGCATGAAGGCGGACTTGGACCGTTTGGGCATGGCCAGCAATTGCCTGCGTTTCGTGGAAGGGCTCTGCATCCCCCCGGATGGGGTCGCCGTGGTGCACCATGCCTTGGTGGAGGCATTGCGGCTCCTCGATGGAGAACACGGGGCGTCCCGGTTTTTTCCGGTGCTGTTTCGGGCCCATGTGATCTTCAACATGGGTTTTGCTCCCAAGCTTGATGTCTGTGGGGGCTGCGGCGCGGACCTCGGAGCACGGCCTGCCTTTTCCATCCCCAAGGGGACGGTGCTGTGCCGCCGCTGTGCAGGGGCTGAGCGGAGCATCTCTCCTGCCACCATCGCGCTTTTGCGGAGCATTGCCCAGCCGCTGCCTGCGCCCTGGGCGCTTGAGCAATTACCTCCTGTGGTGCGTGAGGAGACGTGGTATTTGGTGGATCATTTTTTACGCTGGCACGTGGATCTGCATGCAGGGACGCACGGCGCTCGGTGTTGA